The Pelodiscus sinensis isolate JC-2024 chromosome 30, ASM4963464v1, whole genome shotgun sequence genome has a window encoding:
- the LOC142821116 gene encoding olfactory receptor 10A7-like: protein MASQEQGNQTSVTEFILLGFGDLPGLQVPLFLLFLVIYLVTMAGNSLIVLLFVADRHLHTPMYFFLGNLSCLEICYSSTLLPRLLAGLLAGDRTISFTGCLTQYYFFSALVATECLLLSVMSYDRYLAICNPLHYAAQMSGRSCLQMAGGSWIGGFLACCISIVSISQLTFCGPNGIDHFFCDFIPLAKLSCNHPLLMDMLTFTACLIFALVPFLLTLASYVCIISTILRINSTTGRQKAFSTCSSHLIVVSIFYGALMIAYMFPTTDRLSHFKKVLSVSYTVLTPLVNPLIYALRNREVQEALCKTCRELRFPRL, encoded by the coding sequence ATGGCAAGCCAGGAACAAGGAAACCAAACGTCTGTCACAGAATTTATCCTCCTGGGATTTGGGGATCTTCCTGGCCTGCAGGTTCCGCTCTTCCTGCTCTTCCTCGTGATCTACCTGGTGACCATGGCTGGGAACAGTCTCATCGTGTTGTTGTTTGTGGCCGatcggcaccttcacacccccatgtacttcttcctgggcaacTTGTCCTGCTTGGAGATCTGCTACAGCTCCACCCTCTTGCCCCGACTGCTGGccgggctcctggctggggacaggacaaTTTCCTTCACAGGGTGTCTCACACAATATTATTTCTtcagtgctctggtggccacagAATGTCTCCTCCTATCAGTGATGTCCTACGACCGGTATCTAGCCATATGCAACCCGCTGCACTATGCTGCCCAGATGAGTGGCAGGTCTTGCCTCCAGATGGCCGGCGGGTCTTGGATAGGCGGCTTCCTTGCTTGTTGTATAAGCATAGTGTCAATATCCCAGTTAACCTTCTGTGGGCCAAATGGTatcgaccatttcttttgtgacttTATACCGCTTGCAAAACTCTCCTGCAATCATCCTctgctaatggacatgttgacgTTCACAGCCTGCTTGATTTTCGCACTGGTCCCCTTCCTGCTCACCTTGGCGTCCTACGTCTGCATCATCAGCACCATTCTCAGAATCAACTCCACcactgggaggcaaaaggccttttccacctgctcctcccaccttatCGTGGTGAGTATTTTCTATGGAGCTCTCATGATTGCCTACATGTTCCCGACCACCGACCGCCTGAGCCACTTCAAGAAAGTTCTCTCGGTCTCCTACACTGTCCTGACGCCCCTGGTCAATCCACTCATCTATGCCCTGAGAAACAGGgaggtccaggaggccctgtgcaaAACTTGTAGGGAATTAAGGTTTCCAAGATTATGA